CGCTTGTTCGGACACTCGCTTTCATTCTGCTCCGACGTGATCCGAGCAGTGAGGCCAACCGTTACGCATATCGCCGCAAACATGACGACTGCCGAAACTCCGTGCGCGTACTTGTCGAACCGCGGTTGATCCACGACGAAGACGATGAATCCGCCGATAATCAGCACCCATGCCAGTAACGTCGCGAACGTTCCGAGCACGCTGTTCTTATGTCGGCGAGCAGTATCGTTGCGGCTGGGGCGGCACCACAGCGCAAGACATGAGAGCACGAGTGCAATCGTGACTGCCCAGATGTTGGTGGATACCGACTTCGAGATCTCATAGCCTGGGGGTAATTCCCCTCCGCCACAGATGATCACCGGGCGTGCTGTTGGAACCATCGCGACGACGATCGCCAGCACGCCGGCAAGGCTGAGAAGCACATCTTCGGTGTGGCTGGCGCCGGTGTACACGATCATCAGCACACCCGCTGCGCACAGCACGGCCACGAAAACACTGTGGGCGGAGGTGAAGTAGTACGCGCTGATGGACGCTTCGAAGCAGTTTCCGCCGGCTCGGTCGGTCAATACCCCTGCTGCCAGTGCCGCGACCGCGACAACCAACCCACCCCGCAGATAGCGATAGGTCGTCACAGCTGCTTCAGGAAGGACGGAGATGCTCATAGCTCTCACCCCTACATTCGGTCGATGATCGATTGGATTGGACTGACAGCTGGTGAGTCACCACGGCGAGTGTGGATACGGCGCATGTGCGTTGGCGATGGCGCCACATACCTCACCTGGCAATCCGACCATCGCCACGTAGTACGTGTCACTCGGCGTCGTGATGGCGTACCGATCGGTGCAAACCAGACCACCGCCGGGGCCGCCGCCAGCGACGTCACCGCCAAGCCCGACGCATTCTGGCAAGTACTGAAGGGGGCTCTGTAGCGCTCTCTGGGAGATCATGACGATTCCCCCAGCCCATAGCGCCCCGACGCGCCAGTATCCACGGGTGGCGTAGATACCCGCCCGTTGACCACATTTGTTGAGGGCATTGAGTACCGAAAACATCTGCCTTACAGAAGGATTGAAAACACCCAGTCCACGTCCAACCCACCCGAGCACGTGCGAACCGTCGCCTTCTGCGATGGATGGATCGTTGAAGCTAGGGAGATACGCACCGATCGCGTCTGCAGCAGGCCCGCCACCACTGACATCTCCTCCGGGCTGCAGATCGGGAATTGCACTCCCTGACGCATTGGGATCCGGCGGAACTTGGCCAGGAACATATCCTGTGTCCGCTCCCGGCGGAGCGTCTGGACCACCGGGTGCACAGAATCCTGTGACCGGGTAACTAGCGCAATCGGCAACTGGCTCGGCATGAGCCGGCGCTATCCACAAAGCGGCCATCACGCACACGGCAACCACGGACTCGACGCAGACCCGACGAAAGATCCCCATAACCGCCCCCTTAGGCAGGATCAATCCCAGGCTCGCGACCGTACTCCTACATTTACCGCAGCATCGGCAATCGACGCAGAACGGCATATTCGCACTTAGCAGGTAGTTGCGCGCGCAATCAAGCAAATCTTCGGCACGGCCGCACGAACCGCGTCTTCGTGCCATGACGAGTACGGTTCTGCTGCGCAAGTAGGCGCCAGCCCGAGATGTCCGACGCCCACCTGGATTGCACTTGACGGCTGGAGTCGATGAATCGGTAGGTAGCCCGATAGCTTCGCTACCCATCCGGCGGAATAGCGTCGCTTCCTCGGGGCAGACCGCGTTTGGTCATGCGTCCCAGGAAGACTCGCCAACCTCGACAACTGAGGCCGAGCCAGGTCGCGGGCAGTGCAGACCGGAATCAGGGGCAATCTGTCATCGGTTTCTGGAAAGACGAACAAACCCAGCGTCCGCCGGGTTCGAACATCGATCTTTTGGCGGTGGCGGAGGGATTTGAACCCCCGGACGGTGTTAGCCGTCTCTCGCTTTCAAGGCGAGTGCATTAGGCCGCTCTGCCACGCCACCGTCCGACAGCCTAAGCGGTCTACACCCGTCCGAGCTTCGCGGCCCGCCCATCGGCCTGTAGACCGGCGCTGATCCGCCGGCAGTTCTCGCCCATCGCGGTGATCTGTGAGCGCGACAACCGGTTCAGGTAGTGGCTGCGCACCTCGGAACCATAGGTCTGCATGGCGTCGGCCAACAGGGCGCGGCCCTCGTCGCTGATGGTCGCCAGCACACCGCGCCGGTCATCCGGGCTGGCGACCCGATTGACCAGGTTCAGCTTCTCCAACCGGTGGATCTGCCTGGTGACCCGACTCGGCAGTGACATCAGTCCTTCGGCAAGATCCCCCATCCGCGCCGAACCACTGTCGGAACTGTCCAGAATGTCGAGCAATCGCACGTCGTTGAGTGTCAGCCCATGACTGTCGGCCAACGACCGGTTCAATGTTGCGTACAGCCGCAGTGCCGAGTCCAGAAAATTTTGCCACGATTTCTGCTCGGCGATATCCAGGCCCGGCATCGAGCTCGCCGTACGTCCCCCCACCAACGCTTCCATCGCCCGATCCTACGTTCGCGCGGCAGCGTAGCCTAGCTCCAATGAAGGCCGTTTCAGTTGTTTCACCCGAACGTATGACATGGCAAGAAGTTCCTGATGTCGCAGCTCAAGCGGGTGAAGTAGTGATCCGCGTGGCCGCGGCCGGCGTCAACCGGGCCGACCTGCTGCAAGCCGCGGGCAACTACCCGCCGCCGCCAGGCGCCAGCAACATCCTCGGCCTCGAGGTCTCCGGCACGATCACCGAGATCGGCGACGCGGTACGCGGGTGGACCACCGGTCAGCAGGTATGCGCTTTGCTGGCAGGTGGCGGGTATGCCGAGTACGTCGCGGTGCCCGCCGCACAGTTGCTGCCGGTGCCCGAGGGCATCGGACTGCACGAGGCGGCCGCGCTGCCCGAGGTCGCCTGCACGGTGTGGTCCAACCTGATGATGACCGCGCGGCTCAGGCCGGGTGCACTGTTGCTGGTGCACGGTGGTGGCAGCGGGATCGGCACACACGCCATCCAGGTCGCGCGCGAACTCGGCGTGCGGGTGGCCGTGACCGCCGGATCGCCCGAGAAGTTGGCGCTGTGCACCGAGCTGGGCGCCGAGATGGCCATCAACTACCGCGACGAGGACTTCGTCGAGCGAGTGTCCGAAGCCGGCGGCGCCGATGTCATCTTCGACATCATGGGTGCGAAATACCTGGACCGGAACATCGACGCCCTGGCGCCCGGCGGACGGTTGGTCATCATCGGCATGCAGGGCGGCATCAAGGCCGAATTGAACATCGCCAAACTGCTCGGCAAACGCGCCGGTGTACTCGCCACGGCGCTGCGCTCCCGTCCGGTGGACGGCCCGGACGGAAAGGGCGCGATCGTCGCGCAGGTCACCGAGAACGTCTGGCCGATGATCGCCGCCGGCCGGGTCCGCCCGCTGATCGGTGCGGAGCTACCCGTCCAGGACGCCGCCAGGGCGCATGCGTTGCTGTCCTCCGGCGATGTCGCCGGGAAGGTGCTACTGAAGGTGTCCGACGACAGTTAGCCCAGCGAGGCCAGCACCCGGACCAGCTGGTCGACCTCGGCCGCGGTGCTGTAGTGCGACAGCCCGACGCTGATCGCACCACCGATATCGTTGACGCCGAAAGCCTCCAGCACCCGCGAGTGCTTACTCCTGCTCACCAGCACGCCGTTGTCGGCCAGCCGCTGCATCACCCGCTCGGCGGGCACCCCGTCGACGGCCAGGCTGAGCACCGGGATCCGCTCGACCGGGTTTCCGAGCACCATCACCAGCGGCAACGACCGCAGCGAGGACAGCAGATAGCCGAACAGTCGGTCCAGGTAGGCGGCCGAGGATTCCATCGACACGGCGAGGCGTTCCCGGCGCGAGCCGGTGGCACCCTCGTCCAGGTTCGCCAGGTACTCGATGCTCGCCACCACACCGCCGAGTAGCCCGAACTGATGGATTCCGGTCTCCAACCGGGCCGGGCCGGTGGCATCCGGATCAAGGGAGACCGAGCTGAACTGGTCGATGACGGCCGGGTCGCGGAAGACCAGCGCACCGATCGGCGGGCCGCCCCAGGCGACGGCGTTGAGCGCCACCACGTCGGCGTCGATGTCATCGATGTCGATGAGCCGGTAGGGTGCGGCGGCCGAATGGTCGACGATGACGAGTCCGCTGTTCTCGTGGACGAGCTTGGTGACCGGAGTCAGATCGGTGACGGTTCCCAGCGTCGCCGATGCCGAGGTGAGCGCGACCAGTTTGGTCGGCGCGGTGATCAGACTCTCCCACTGATAGGTGGGCAGCTCACCGCTCTCGATGTCGACCTCGGCCCACTTGACCTTGGCGCCGTACCGGTTGGCCGCACGCAGCCAGGGCGCGATATTGGCCTCGTCGTCGAGCCGGGAAAGAACGATCTCATAGCCCAGCCCGACCTTGACCGATGCGGCGTCGGCCAGGGTGGTCAGCAGGACGGCCCGGTCGGCGCCGAGCACCACACCGTCCGGATCGGCACCGACGAAATCGGCGATGGCCTGCCGAGCGGCGGCCAGGACCGTCGCGCTGCGGCGGGCCGACGGGTGCGGTCCGGTGGTGATGGGCTTGGAGCCTCGGAACGCCGTCGACACGGTGGTGGCCACCGAATCCGGTAGCAGCATCCCGTTCTGGGCGTCCAGATGTACCCAGCCGTCGCCCAACGACGGGTGCAACCCACGCACCCGGGCAACGTCATAGACCATGTCAGCCACCTTAGAACGTCCGTGAATCGCACAGACGGACACACATCGGGTTACGGAGCCTGCCGCGTTGCAGGGACCCGGCCCGGATCACTTCGGCAGCCATACTAATGCAGGCCGCACGCGGCCCGTGGTGCCAATCACCCCCGTTGTTGCTGGTATGTGCGGGAGCAACTCCGGTATGGCCGGGCCGATTCGCCGGGACCGGAAAGGACTAGTGTCGGACACCATGACGATCCACTCCGACGATGACGACAGCGTCGAGATCCTCACCGGCGACGATGCCCCGTCGGGCGCGGACGAGGACAAGGCCTTGACCGATCTGATCGAGCAACCGGCCAAGGTCATGCGCATCGGCACCATGATCAAGCAGCTACTCGAAGAGGTGCGGGCGGCTCCGCTGGACGAGGCCAGCCGCAGCAAGCTCGCCCGGATCCACAGCAGCAGCATCCGCGAGCTCGAGGAGGGCCTGGCTCCGGAGCTGCGCGAAGAACTCGAGCGCCTGACGCTGCCGTTCGGTGACGACTCGGTGCCCTCCGACGCCGAGCTGCGCATTGCCCAGGCTCAGTTGGTCGGCTGGCTGGAGGGACTGTTCCACGGGATCCAGACCGCACTGTTCGCCCAGCAGATGGCCGCCCGCGCGCAGCTGGAGCAGATGCGTCAGCTGCCGCCGGGAATGGCGCCGCAGGGCCAACGCGGGCCGACCCACCCGGGCACCGGGCAGTACCTGTAGCCGCCCGTGACCGACAGTCCTTTCATCTCCACTCAGAACGCGTGGGTGGAGTTCCCGATCTTCGATGCCAAATCGCGGTCCCTGAAGAAGGCCTTCCTCGGCAAGGCCGGCGGCACCATCGGCCGCAATGACGCCAATGTCGTGGTCATCGAGGCGCTGCGCGATATCACCATGTCCCTGCAGATGGGTGACCGCGTCGGCCTCGTCGGGCACAACGGTGCCGGAAAGTCCACGCTGCTGCGGTTGCTGTCGGGCATCTACGAACCCACCCGCGGGTCGGCGACGGTGCGCGGCCGGGTGGCCCCGGTGTTCGATCTCGGTGTCGGCATGGACCCGGAGATCTCCGGGTTCGAGAACATCATCATCCGCGGCCTGTTCCTTGGTCAGACCCGCAAGCAGATGCTGGCCAAGGTCGACGAGATCGCCGACTTCACGGAGCTCGGCGACTACTTGTCCATGCCGCTGCGCACCTACTCCACCGGTATGCGGGTACGGCTGGCGATGGGTGTGGTCACCAGCATCGACCCGGAGATCCTGCTGCTCGACGAGGGTATCGGCGCGGTCGACGCGGAGTTCATGAAGAAGGCCCGCACGCGGCTGCAGAGCCTGGTCGCGCGGTCGGGAATCCTGGTGTTCGCCAGCCACTCCAACGAGTTCCTGGCCCAGCTGTGCAAGACGGCGATGTGGGTCGATCACGGCACCATCCGGATGACCGGCGGGATCGAGGAGGTCGTCGGCGCGTACGAGGGCCCGGATGCGGCCCGGCACGTGCGTGAGGTGCTCGAGGAGAACGAACGGCATGGCTGACGACGCGACTCCGCAGCGTGTCATCGCGGTCATCGTCACCCACCGCCGTGTCGAGGCGCTGACGGTATCGCTGGCCGCGGTGTCCGGGCAGCGCCGCAGGCCCGACCATCTGATCGTCGTCGACAACGACGACGATCCGGTGGTCGCCGAACTGGTGGCCGCCCAACCGATACCGACGACCTATCTCGGGTCCCGCCGGAACCTGGGTGGCGCGGGTGGTTTCGCGCTCGGCATGCTGCACGCGCTGGCGCTCGGCGCCGACTGGGTCTGGCTGGCCGATGACGACGGCCGACCTGCCGACGACTCCGTGCTGGCGACGCTACTCGCCTGCGCCGACAAGCATGCGCTCGCCGCGGTATCGCCGATGGTGTGCGATCTCGGCGATCCCTCTCGGCTGGCGTTCCCGCTGCGCCGGGGCGTGGCATGGCGCAGGCATGTGACGGAACTGAAGGTCGACGCCTCTGACGACCTGCTGCCGGGCATCGCCTCGTTGTTCAACGGCGCCCTGTTCGCCGCGACCACACTGGAATCGGTCGGGGTGCCCGATCTGCGACTGTTCATCCGCGGCGACGAGACCGATGTGCACCGCCGACTGGTGTTGTCCGGCCTGCCATTCGGCACCTGTTTGGACGCGTCGTATCTGCATCCGGACGGCGCCGACGAATTCAAGCCGATCCTGGGCGGCCGCATGCACACGCAGTATCCCGACGATGCCGTGAAGCGGTTCTTCACCTATCGCAACCGCGGTTATCTGCAGGCGCAGCGCGGATTACGCCGACTGATACCCCAGGAATGGGTGCGTTTCGGGTGGTTCTTCCTGGTGACCCGACGCGACCCGGCAGGTCTGCGGGAGTGGCTGCATCTGCGCAAACTGGGCAGGCACGAGAAGTTTTCGAGATATCAGGCTGAGGCGGAGAGGCGGGGCGCATGACGATCGTCGACGCGGCGGCCCAGTCCAAGACAATGGCGCGCGCCTGGGGTGATCTGCGGGGCGGGTTCGGCAAGCGCGAACTGTGGCTGCATCTCGGGTGGCAGGACATCAAGCAGCGCTATCGGCGTTCGGTGCTCGGCCCGTTCTGGATCACCATCGCCACCGGGACCATGGCGCTGGCCCTCGGCGGCCTGTACTCCAAACTGTTCAATCTCGAACTGTCCGAGCATCTGCCGTATGTGACTCTCGGCCTGATCATCTGGAACCTGATCAATGCGGCGATCATCGAGGGCGCCGACGTGTTCGTCGCCAACGAGGGTCTGATCAAACAGCTTCCGACGCCACTGAGCGTGCATGTCTACCGGTTGGTGTGGCGCCAGGTGCTGTTGTTCGCGCACAACATCATCATCTTCGTGATCATCGCGATCATCTTCCCGCAGCCGTGGAAGTGGACCGACCTGACGTTCATTCCGGCGCTGTTCCTGATCGTGCTGAACTGCGTATGGGTGGCAATCGTTTTCGGCATCCTGGCCACCCGGTACCGCGACATCAGCCCGTTGCTCTTCAGCCTCGCGCAGCTGCTGTTCTACATGACCCCGATCATCTGGAACGACGAGACGCTGCGCAGGCAGGGTGCCGGCGGCTGGGCGAAAATCATCGAGTTCAATCCGTTGCTGCACTATGTGGACATCGTCCGCGCACCGCTGCTCGGCGCCGATCAGGAGCTGCGGCATTGGATCGTCGTGCTGGTGTGCACAGCGGTGGGTTGGCTCTGCGCGGCGTTCGCGATGCGGCAGTACCGTGCGCGCGTCCCATATTGGGTGTAGCCACGTCAGCTGACTGATCCGTCGGCGTCATCCGGCGGTCACCCCGACGCCATCGTGCTGTCGGCTGTGCGGCGTTGAATGGTCTCCCATGACCGACACCGTCACCCCCGAGAACACCGAATCCACCGCAGATACCTTCATCGACGCCGAGATCGTGCCGGTGGTCGAATCCGACACCGGTCCTCACGCCGGCGATGTCCTCGAGCGGCAACTCGACGCGGGCCAGGATCTGAGCACCCACCTGATCGAGGCCACCACCGACGCCGCCGTCGCGGTGGTCGAGTCGCCCGCCAAGGTGATCGCGGCGATCCGCAGCGGCGCCACGCTGCCCGCCGCGCTCGGTGAGACCAACGAGGCCGTCCAGGAGGCGGTCCTGATGGCGGGCAGCCGAATCCGCACCGCTGTCGGCGCCTATGTCAATCAGCAGGCACCGTTGCCGAACGCCGTGATCGTCGGTGCCGCGGAGGTGGCCGCAGCGACGGTGCGCGGGCAGGGCGAACTGGTGTCCTCGGCGGTGGACGGTGTGTTCGAGGTGGCCGTCACCGTCGGCCGGCGCGGTGACGTGCGTGACGTGATCGACCGGGAGTGGAGCGAGTTCAACGCCACCGCGGTGTCGGTCCGCGAAGCCGTCGAGGCCCGCATCGCGGTGGCCCGCCGGTCGATCCGGGACGCCGTTTCCTGAACAATCGGTGCCTGTGAGCACCACACTGGCTGGACCGGACGGCACCGAACTCGTCGCCGAGGTGACGGGGTCGGGGCCGCCGGTCGTCTTCGTCCACGGATCCAACGGTGATCTGAATTCCTGGGCCGATATCGCCGGCCGCCTCAGCGGCTATCAGCTGATCCGCTACGCCCGGCGCAACCATCCACCCAGCGGGGTCGGTCCGGCGCCGAACAGTTTCGGCGCGGAGGCCGGAGATCTGCAGGCGGTGCTCGAGTCCGTCGGCCGGGCTCACGTCGTGGGGGCGTCCTACGGGGCGACCGTGGCGTTGCATGCGGCACTGGCCGACAGCAGCCGCATCGCCTCGCTGGCATTGTTCGAGCCGCCGGTGCTGATGACGGGTCCGCATCTGACGGCCGTGATCGACAGCTATCAGCGACTTTTCACCACCGTGCGGTATACCGACGCCCTGGAACTGTTCCTGCGCGAGGCGGCGCAGATCCCCGCCGACGTACTGGCCGACGGGCCGCCCATTCCGGATGACCCCGTCGCGGCGATGAGCGCGCTTGCCGATCTGGAGGCGATGGCCGGTGACGAAGCACGCGTGGATCGCTGGGCGGCGATCGATGTTCCGGTGTTGCTGATGCAGGGCGGTCGGAGCTGGGCTCCGCTGCCCGACGGGATGGAGGCGTTGGCCGCGGCGCTACCTGCCGCGCAGCGCGTGGTGTGGGCCGAGCACTCGCATTTCGCCATGATGACCGCGCCAGATCAGATGGCCGCGGCGATACAGGAGTTCTTGGACGGGCTGGCGTAGGCGACGATTTTGGCGGACCGACGTGGGCGGGGTCTACACCACAAAACCCGAAGGCGCGCTGTCCTTTCCTCGGCTAGCGGCGCCCACGGCAGAACTGGGTCCGATCACCGCGCCACCACCGACGCCGGGCCGAGAACGGGCCGCCCCCACACGATCCCGCATCCGCACACAAAACCGGGCCTACCGAATAGCCCACGAACGCGCACACAACCGCACCCACATCGACACCCACCCACCACCCTTCTGAAGGGCCGGAGGATCGGCGGGCGGGCGGTGCGATTCAGCGACGAGGGGCCGGCATCCGCGTCGCGACGTTGAAACGATTCCAGGCGTTGATGGTGACGGCCATCGCGATCACCTGGGCGAGCTCCTTTTCGGTGAACACCTCGGCAGCGTTGGCGTACACCGCATCCGGCACATGTCCGTCGTGCAGTGACGTGATGGCCTCGGTCAACTCCAGCGCCGCGCGTTCGCGATCGGTGAACAGATCACCGGCCTCCTCCCAAGCCGCGACCAGCGCAAGCCGCTGCTCGGTCTCACCCTGCTTGCGCGCATCTGCGACATGCATGTCGAGGCAGAACGCACAGTGATTGATCTGCGAGGCGCGGATCTTGACCAGCTCACCGATCATCGGATCGATGTCCTTGGCCGAAGCTCCGGACAGCTTCATCATGGCGTCGTAGATCTCCGGCGACACCTTGTAGATGTTGAGGCGATCGACGGCGTGGCGATTGTTCAGTGTCTGTGTCATGCCCTCGACGCTACGACCCTAAAGGCCCATGTACATGGTTCAATCCAACGGTGACTTCATGGGCCAATTCGGGTGCGCGGGATCTGCACCTGGATCTGCGCACCGCCATCACCCCACGCACCCGCGGCGCCAGGGAAGCCCTGGTGTACGCCCTGCGGGACGCAATCCGGTCCGGTCGACTGCTCCCCGGCACCATGCTCCCGCCCTCGCGCACCCTGGCCAACGACCTGGGAGTTGCCCGAAACACCGTGGGCGAGGCCTACTCCGACCTGGTCGCGGCGGGGTGGCTCGCCTCCCGACAGGGTGCCGGCACCTGGGTGGTCAATACGCCCACCACCGCCGTGCAGGCCCGACCGCGCGGCACCCCGGGCATCCCGACCCACAACCTGATGCCGGGTTCCGGTGATGTCTCGCAGTTTCCGCGCAATGCATGGCTCACCTCCACCCGCCGCGCGCTGACCAACGCGCCCGCCGAGGCACTGCGGATGGGCGACGCGAGCGGCCGCATCGAACTTCGCGAGGCCCTCACCGAATACCTGGGCAGGGTCCGCGGCGTGCGCACCACACCGGACCAGATCGTCATCTGCGCCGGCACCCGGCACGGCGTCGAGGTCCTCACCCGCGCGTTGGGTGGCCCGATCGCCGTAGAGGCCTACGGCCTGTTCCTGTTCCGCGACGCCATCGCCGCCAACGGCGCGCGCAGCGTCCCGATCGACGTCGACGACGACGGCGCGGTGATCAGCGAACTGGACACGACCGCGGCGACCGCGGTGCTGCTGACCCCGGCCCACCACTTCCCGCACGGGGTGCCGCTGCATCCCGGCAGACGCTCCGACGTCCTGGACTGGGCGCACCGCACCGGCGGTTATGTGTGGGAGGACGACTACGACGGCGAATTCCGCTACGACCGCCAGCCCGTCGGCTCGGTGCAGGGCCTGGATCCCGACCGGGTGGTCTATCTCGGCTCGGCCAGCAAGAGCCTGTCCCCGGTATTGCGACTTGGCTGGATGGTGCTGCCCGCCGATCTGGTCGACCCGGTCATCGCCGCGA
The sequence above is drawn from the Mycolicibacterium neoaurum VKM Ac-1815D genome and encodes:
- the wzt gene encoding galactan export ABC transporter ATP-binding subunit Wzt/RfbE, producing MTDSPFISTQNAWVEFPIFDAKSRSLKKAFLGKAGGTIGRNDANVVVIEALRDITMSLQMGDRVGLVGHNGAGKSTLLRLLSGIYEPTRGSATVRGRVAPVFDLGVGMDPEISGFENIIIRGLFLGQTRKQMLAKVDEIADFTELGDYLSMPLRTYSTGMRVRLAMGVVTSIDPEILLLDEGIGAVDAEFMKKARTRLQSLVARSGILVFASHSNEFLAQLCKTAMWVDHGTIRMTGGIEEVVGAYEGPDAARHVREVLEENERHG
- a CDS encoding cysteine desulfurase-like protein, with product MVYDVARVRGLHPSLGDGWVHLDAQNGMLLPDSVATTVSTAFRGSKPITTGPHPSARRSATVLAAARQAIADFVGADPDGVVLGADRAVLLTTLADAASVKVGLGYEIVLSRLDDEANIAPWLRAANRYGAKVKWAEVDIESGELPTYQWESLITAPTKLVALTSASATLGTVTDLTPVTKLVHENSGLVIVDHSAAAPYRLIDIDDIDADVVALNAVAWGGPPIGALVFRDPAVIDQFSSVSLDPDATGPARLETGIHQFGLLGGVVASIEYLANLDEGATGSRRERLAVSMESSAAYLDRLFGYLLSSLRSLPLVMVLGNPVERIPVLSLAVDGVPAERVMQRLADNGVLVSRSKHSRVLEAFGVNDIGGAISVGLSHYSTAAEVDQLVRVLASLG
- a CDS encoding bacterial proteasome activator family protein, yielding MTIHSDDDDSVEILTGDDAPSGADEDKALTDLIEQPAKVMRIGTMIKQLLEEVRAAPLDEASRSKLARIHSSSIRELEEGLAPELREELERLTLPFGDDSVPSDAELRIAQAQLVGWLEGLFHGIQTALFAQQMAARAQLEQMRQLPPGMAPQGQRGPTHPGTGQYL
- a CDS encoding carboxymuconolactone decarboxylase family protein, whose product is MTQTLNNRHAVDRLNIYKVSPEIYDAMMKLSGASAKDIDPMIGELVKIRASQINHCAFCLDMHVADARKQGETEQRLALVAAWEEAGDLFTDRERAALELTEAITSLHDGHVPDAVYANAAEVFTEKELAQVIAMAVTINAWNRFNVATRMPAPRR
- the pdxR gene encoding MocR-like pyridoxine biosynthesis transcription factor PdxR, whose product is MTSWANSGARDLHLDLRTAITPRTRGAREALVYALRDAIRSGRLLPGTMLPPSRTLANDLGVARNTVGEAYSDLVAAGWLASRQGAGTWVVNTPTTAVQARPRGTPGIPTHNLMPGSGDVSQFPRNAWLTSTRRALTNAPAEALRMGDASGRIELREALTEYLGRVRGVRTTPDQIVICAGTRHGVEVLTRALGGPIAVEAYGLFLFRDAIAANGARSVPIDVDDDGAVISELDTTAATAVLLTPAHHFPHGVPLHPGRRSDVLDWAHRTGGYVWEDDYDGEFRYDRQPVGSVQGLDPDRVVYLGSASKSLSPVLRLGWMVLPADLVDPVIAAMGGQQFYVNALSQLTMADFINSGAYDKHIRRMRMIYRRRRDHLVAALKPLGIGIRGLSAGLHLQLALPPGTEAEVMRRAGEAGIGLSGLHVLRHPDAGPDVPEADGVVVSFGTPAEHGFPAAVDALCRVLVGLTR
- a CDS encoding alpha/beta fold hydrolase; the encoded protein is MSTTLAGPDGTELVAEVTGSGPPVVFVHGSNGDLNSWADIAGRLSGYQLIRYARRNHPPSGVGPAPNSFGAEAGDLQAVLESVGRAHVVGASYGATVALHAALADSSRIASLALFEPPVLMTGPHLTAVIDSYQRLFTTVRYTDALELFLREAAQIPADVLADGPPIPDDPVAAMSALADLEAMAGDEARVDRWAAIDVPVLLMQGGRSWAPLPDGMEALAAALPAAQRVVWAEHSHFAMMTAPDQMAAAIQEFLDGLA
- a CDS encoding MarR family winged helix-turn-helix transcriptional regulator — protein: MEALVGGRTASSMPGLDIAEQKSWQNFLDSALRLYATLNRSLADSHGLTLNDVRLLDILDSSDSGSARMGDLAEGLMSLPSRVTRQIHRLEKLNLVNRVASPDDRRGVLATISDEGRALLADAMQTYGSEVRSHYLNRLSRSQITAMGENCRRISAGLQADGRAAKLGRV
- the wzm gene encoding galactan export ABC transporter permease subunit Wzm/RfbD, with amino-acid sequence MTIVDAAAQSKTMARAWGDLRGGFGKRELWLHLGWQDIKQRYRRSVLGPFWITIATGTMALALGGLYSKLFNLELSEHLPYVTLGLIIWNLINAAIIEGADVFVANEGLIKQLPTPLSVHVYRLVWRQVLLFAHNIIIFVIIAIIFPQPWKWTDLTFIPALFLIVLNCVWVAIVFGILATRYRDISPLLFSLAQLLFYMTPIIWNDETLRRQGAGGWAKIIEFNPLLHYVDIVRAPLLGADQELRHWIVVLVCTAVGWLCAAFAMRQYRARVPYWV
- a CDS encoding NAD(P)H-quinone oxidoreductase, with protein sequence MKAVSVVSPERMTWQEVPDVAAQAGEVVIRVAAAGVNRADLLQAAGNYPPPPGASNILGLEVSGTITEIGDAVRGWTTGQQVCALLAGGGYAEYVAVPAAQLLPVPEGIGLHEAAALPEVACTVWSNLMMTARLRPGALLLVHGGGSGIGTHAIQVARELGVRVAVTAGSPEKLALCTELGAEMAINYRDEDFVERVSEAGGADVIFDIMGAKYLDRNIDALAPGGRLVIIGMQGGIKAELNIAKLLGKRAGVLATALRSRPVDGPDGKGAIVAQVTENVWPMIAAGRVRPLIGAELPVQDAARAHALLSSGDVAGKVLLKVSDDS
- the glfT1 gene encoding galactofuranosyltransferase GlfT1 — protein: MADDATPQRVIAVIVTHRRVEALTVSLAAVSGQRRRPDHLIVVDNDDDPVVAELVAAQPIPTTYLGSRRNLGGAGGFALGMLHALALGADWVWLADDDGRPADDSVLATLLACADKHALAAVSPMVCDLGDPSRLAFPLRRGVAWRRHVTELKVDASDDLLPGIASLFNGALFAATTLESVGVPDLRLFIRGDETDVHRRLVLSGLPFGTCLDASYLHPDGADEFKPILGGRMHTQYPDDAVKRFFTYRNRGYLQAQRGLRRLIPQEWVRFGWFFLVTRRDPAGLREWLHLRKLGRHEKFSRYQAEAERRGA